AAATGGACGAAGATGGCCGCCTCCGCCGCCGTTGGCGCGGCGTCGGCGCTGTCCACAGCTTCCTGCAGATAGCCGATCTTGCTGTTCAGCTTCGTCGGGTAATTCAGCTCATCTTCGGAGGCCTTGGACTGCACCTGAATCAGTTCTTCCTCGATCGCGGCTGCTTTCTTGCGCAGCGCGCCGGAAGCCGCGACGATGCTCTTCGCCGCTTCGTTCGCGGCGAACCGCTTTTCGATGGCTTCGAGCTGCGCGCGCAGGTCGCGGATCCCCAGTACGGCCTTGTTCAATTCATCCTGGCGGTCGCGTAATTTGAGCATCAGGTCGAACTGCTTGCGCAAATCCTCGGCTGAGGTCTTCACGCGGGGATCGAGCTTCACTTCGAGCGGCGCCATGTAGCTCTTGCCTCCGGCGGTGAGCCGCGCCTGATACGCACCGGGCAGGACGAGCGGGCCGGTGGGCTTGCCTTCGTCGTAGATCGCCTTGGGAATCTTCACCGGCGGTTCATAGCGCAGGTCCCAGGCGAAGCGGTTGAGTCCCGCCTCGGCGGGAATGTACTCGGCTTCCTCGTCCCGTTCCCACTCCTCGGGGGCTTCCTCCTTTTTCTTGACCTCGCTCGTGAACGTGCGCAGCACCTTGCCCTGGGCGTCGAGCAGCTCGAGCTTGGCCGGCTCCTTCGGCGCTTCCTTCAAGTAGTAGTAAAGAACTGCCCCGTCCGGCGGGTTTTCGCCGGCGGGATTGCGGCGCACAGTCGCGTGGCCCCTGCGCGTGCGGACGGCAACCGATGGCGTAAAGAGATGCGCCTCTTCTCCGGCAATGGAAGCGGTCATCTGGCGCAGCGGGCTGAGGTCGTCGAGCACCCAGAAGGAACGGCCGTGGGTGGCCACCGCCAGGTCGTCGCCGTGCACCAGCAGGTCGTGGACCGGCGTGGTGGGCAGGTTGAGCTGCAGCGGCTGCCAGTGGCCGCCGTCGTCAAACGAGACCCACACGCCCGTCTCCGTGCCGGCATAGAGCAGGCCCTTGCGCTTGGGATCCTCGCGCACCGCGTGGACGTAGGATTTGTCGGGAAGGCCGGTGACGAGCTTCGTCCAGGTCTTGCCGAAGTCGGTGGTCTTGAAGATATAGGGATGGAAATTGTCGAGCTTGTGGGCGTCCACGGCGGCGTAGGCCGTGCCGGCATCGAAGGGCGAGGCCTCGATCAGGCTGACCAGCGCCCACTCCGGCATCTCTTTCGGTGTGACGTTGTTCCAGCTCTTGCCGCCATCGCGCGTGAGCTGGATCAGGCCGTCATCCGTGCCGGCCCAGATCACGCCGGCCTGCTTCGGCGATTCCGCGACGCTGAAAATGACGTCGTAGAACTCCACGCTGGCCTGATCCTTGGTGATGGGTCCGCCGGAATCCTGCTGCTTGGATTTGTCGTTGCGCGTCAGGTCCGGGCTAATGATGGTCCAGCTCTGTCCGCCATCGGCGGAGCGGAAGAGCACATCGGCCGACTGGTACAGCACATTGGGATCGTGCGGCGAAAACAGGATCGGCGAGGTCCAGGTGAAGCGGTACTTCTGCTCCGCGGCGTTGTGGCCGTCGGCGTCGTCGGGCCACTGCTGGATGTTCTGCGCCTGGCCGGTGCGGCGGTCGAAGCGGGTGATAATGCCGAAATAGGAGCCGGCATAGACGATGTTGGAGTCGCGCGGGTCCACCGCGATGTAGCCGCTCTCCCCGCCGCCGACGGCATCCCAGTCGCCGCGCTCGATGGCGCCGTGGTCGCTGCTGGTCAGGATGCCCACGGTGGAGTTGTCCTGCTGCGCGCCGTAGAGGCGGTAGGGAAAATCGTTGTCCGCGGCGACGTGATAGAACTGCGCGGTGGGCTGGTTGCCCTGCGTGGTCCAGTTCTTGCCGCCATCCACGGTGATGGTTGCGCCTCCGTCATTGCCGTTGATCATGCGCAGCGGATTCTGCGGGTCGATCCACAGGCCGTGATGGTCGCCATGCGGCGCGCGAAGCCGTTCGAAGGTCTTGCCGCCGTCGATCGAGCGGTAGAGACCGGTATTGGCGATGTACACCGTGGAAGCGCTCTT
This is a stretch of genomic DNA from Terriglobia bacterium. It encodes these proteins:
- a CDS encoding glycosyl hydrolase, with the translated sequence MKWRLIGPFRGGRALAVTGVPGQPNTYYFGAVAGGVWKTTDGGNTWDPLFDKQSVSSIGSIAVAPSDPNVIYAGTGEACIRGNISFGDGVYKSTDAGKTWANVGLKDSQHIGTVIVHPNDPDIAYVAALGHAYGANAERGIFRTRDGGKTWEKVLYLDERTGGADIVFDPANPRILFAAMWEGYRTPWSLNSGGAKDGLYRSADGGTTWKRIEGNGLPEGPLGKIGVAVSGGDSNVVYALIEAKKGGLYRSDDGGEHWSLINDDHRFRQRAWYFTHVWADPKSASTVYIANTGLYRSIDGGKTFERLRAPHGDHHGLWIDPQNPLRMINGNDGGATITVDGGKNWTTQGNQPTAQFYHVAADNDFPYRLYGAQQDNSTVGILTSSDHGAIERGDWDAVGGGESGYIAVDPRDSNIVYAGSYFGIITRFDRRTGQAQNIQQWPDDADGHNAAEQKYRFTWTSPILFSPHDPNVLYQSADVLFRSADGGQSWTIISPDLTRNDKSKQQDSGGPITKDQASVEFYDVIFSVAESPKQAGVIWAGTDDGLIQLTRDGGKSWNNVTPKEMPEWALVSLIEASPFDAGTAYAAVDAHKLDNFHPYIFKTTDFGKTWTKLVTGLPDKSYVHAVREDPKRKGLLYAGTETGVWVSFDDGGHWQPLQLNLPTTPVHDLLVHGDDLAVATHGRSFWVLDDLSPLRQMTASIAGEEAHLFTPSVAVRTRRGHATVRRNPAGENPPDGAVLYYYLKEAPKEPAKLELLDAQGKVLRTFTSEVKKKEEAPEEWERDEEAEYIPAEAGLNRFAWDLRYEPPVKIPKAIYDEGKPTGPLVLPGAYQARLTAGGKSYMAPLEVKLDPRVKTSAEDLRKQFDLMLKLRDRQDELNKAVLGIRDLRAQLEAIEKRFAANEAAKSIVAASGALRKKAAAIEEELIQVQSKASEDELNYPTKLNSKIGYLQEAVDSADAAPTAAEAAIFVHFDQQLEPYLVRWREVLAKDVPALNEEMRKANVPLVAAGSH